The following are from one region of the Deinococcus ruber genome:
- a CDS encoding replication initiator protein A, with translation MTMERRSEKTGLARPFDELNLARLSLISMQTRISKDTHGWEDAYPEAGEQVSVKCVGTLEYLVPHGIDNDIMIGIQNMFLAAGCPTSNAVSDTANGYLRWAGLDTSGRYHKSLKESLMRLSHTNYHVERGWYTGKRFQTVIFRHLHEIVFDTPGPGGGFDRESRITVVLPTAIAESLRRGYIKPLDAQLLSALEQPSARTLYRLLDGSRIDPSQPDRRVDVLQMNLIAWGRRARILDLTPARIRRTLEAAHEELLGTRYLSSVEYAGRGVNTSITYVFAHAVEVSDPAVYDRLTLSGVAPRMARELISKFGSDAVRARIDEVETMTQGKRKVGPGFLVSFIRAPDDYRPRVVADGEHAKVSAGAPQQPVLLSLPRVEVDPDIAEREKWAQMTQTERIRNTILLVKGAFGKRFSGGQYDMIREALEVGALPLELLRSMVRRSMAEGTQDECVASLRQQLYALNAD, from the coding sequence ATGACCATGGAGCGCCGCTCGGAGAAGACCGGTCTGGCCCGTCCGTTCGATGAGCTGAACCTGGCCCGGCTGAGTCTGATCTCGATGCAGACGCGCATCAGCAAGGACACGCACGGCTGGGAGGACGCGTACCCCGAAGCGGGCGAACAGGTGTCGGTCAAGTGCGTCGGCACACTGGAATACCTGGTTCCGCACGGCATCGACAACGACATCATGATCGGCATCCAGAACATGTTCCTGGCAGCCGGCTGCCCAACCAGCAACGCGGTATCCGACACCGCCAACGGCTACCTGCGCTGGGCGGGTCTCGACACCTCCGGGCGCTATCACAAGAGCCTGAAAGAGTCGCTGATGCGGCTGTCGCATACCAACTACCACGTGGAGCGCGGCTGGTACACCGGCAAACGCTTCCAGACGGTGATCTTTCGGCATCTGCACGAGATCGTCTTCGACACACCCGGACCGGGCGGCGGATTCGACCGCGAGAGCAGGATCACCGTGGTGCTGCCGACCGCGATCGCCGAAAGTCTGCGGCGCGGTTACATCAAGCCCCTGGACGCGCAGCTGCTCTCTGCGCTGGAGCAGCCGTCGGCCCGCACGCTCTACCGCCTGCTGGACGGCAGCCGCATCGATCCAAGCCAGCCGGACCGGCGGGTGGACGTGTTGCAGATGAACCTGATCGCCTGGGGACGTCGGGCGCGGATTCTGGATCTGACGCCCGCGCGGATTCGCCGCACGTTGGAGGCGGCACATGAGGAACTGCTGGGCACGCGCTACCTCAGTAGCGTCGAGTACGCCGGACGCGGCGTAAACACCAGCATCACCTACGTGTTCGCGCATGCCGTTGAGGTGAGTGACCCGGCGGTGTACGACCGGCTGACGCTCAGCGGCGTCGCGCCCCGGATGGCGCGGGAACTCATCTCGAAGTTCGGCAGTGACGCAGTTCGCGCCCGCATCGACGAAGTAGAAACGATGACCCAGGGCAAACGCAAGGTCGGCCCGGGCTTCCTGGTGTCCTTCATTCGCGCGCCGGACGACTACCGTCCGCGCGTGGTCGCCGACGGAGAACACGCCAAAGTGTCCGCAGGTGCGCCGCAACAGCCGGTGCTGCTGAGCCTGCCGCGCGTAGAGGTCGATCCGGACATTGCTGAGCGTGAAAAGTGGGCGCAGATGACCCAGACTGAGCGCATCAGGAACACCATCCTGCTGGTCAAAGGCGCGTTCGGTAAGCGCTTCTCCGGCGGGCAGTACGACATGATCCGCGAGGCGCTGGAAGTTGGGGCGTTGCCGCTGGAACTGCTGCGCTCGATGGTCCGGCGCTCGATGGCGGAAGGCACCCAGGATGAGTGTGTGGCGTCGCTGCGCCAGCAGCTGTACGCTCTGAACGCCGACTGA
- a CDS encoding FAD-binding protein — protein sequence MGGGYQDAQAVWNANDRGLDAAVIVRPHSAQGLAGRDALDERLTSAVRSGGHSLCGLSNVEGGLVIALSSMKGISVNTETRLLRPEPCPTVPGARYPGRFTCLAWASPPGV from the coding sequence ATGGGGGGGGGCTACCAGGACGCTCAGGCCGTCTGGAACGCCAACGACCGCGGCTTGGACGCTGCTGTCATCGTCCGGCCCCACAGTGCCCAGGGCCTGGCCGGGAGGGACGCCCTGGACGAACGGCTGACCAGCGCCGTGCGCAGCGGCGGACACAGCCTGTGCGGCCTGAGCAATGTTGAGGGCGGACTGGTCATCGCCCTGAGCAGCATGAAAGGCATCAGCGTGAACACCGAGACGCGCCTCCTGCGCCCGGAACCTTGCCCTACCGTACCTGGGGCGAGGTATCCGGGGCGCTTTACCTGCCTAGCCTGGGCATCACCACCAGGGGTGTGA
- a CDS encoding response regulator has protein sequence MERDSVRVLLVEDNLADVFLIEAALETSTVPIELSVARDGVEALEQVHAAAAAASLPNMILLDLNMPRMNGFEVLTALRAQPALAHLVVVVFTTSNAPEDVKQAYALQANAYVSKPATFAEFVRLVQLLEAFWFGAAELPSTYAR, from the coding sequence ATGGAGCGTGATTCCGTGCGTGTCTTGCTGGTTGAAGACAACCTCGCCGACGTTTTTCTGATTGAAGCAGCCCTCGAAACGTCCACGGTGCCGATCGAACTGAGTGTCGCCAGGGACGGTGTGGAAGCGCTCGAGCAGGTGCACGCTGCTGCTGCTGCCGCTTCCCTCCCGAACATGATCCTGCTAGACCTGAATATGCCCCGAATGAACGGCTTCGAGGTGCTGACGGCCCTCCGGGCACAACCAGCTCTCGCCCATCTGGTAGTGGTGGTGTTCACCACATCCAACGCCCCGGAAGATGTCAAGCAGGCCTACGCGCTTCAAGCGAACGCCTACGTCAGCAAACCTGCGACTTTTGCTGAATTTGTGCGTCTTGTTCAGCTGCTGGAAGCGTTCTGGTTCGGTGCGGCTGAACTTCCAAGCACCTACGCCCGCTGA
- a CDS encoding ATP-binding protein produces the protein MTGEPAQLLPPTYLGGPPVTTENCEREPIHIPGSIQPHGVVITVDAETSLIQQVSVNAGLHLGYSPDALLGQPLSMLIREAALRALAVALPAGIPDDVQYRVMLDLSSGRTALTAHRTADLLILEFEAAEADDATGPQALRNAVFALESAPSLMSLADMAARAVRDLSGFDRVMIYRFAEDNSGEVIAEARRDDLHSFLGHLFPESDIPPQARALYVRHLLRLTADTQATPIPLEPLLNPQTAQPTPLGGAVLRSTSPMHLQYLRNMGVRSSLSVSIVVDGRLWGLIACHHQTAFVVPPATRTALEYLGRLLNLQVQLKHQADIEQFRQHLLDRRTAVVHAATHSVAPLDTLGDEALDLMGMMRASGMILFFEGRWQAQGDTPEPAQVEALLMWLRSQEGTLFHTDVLSAHWAPAAAYTQCASGLLAISVGAGWNEGVIWLRPERIMSAAWGGATPEHAKDALGPRRSFETYVETVQAHSLPWHAGERAEAQELQRALTAALGARLNVIRSLNAALQQSNAEWRQYAFVIAHDMQEPVRLITQFTELFHLRYRQQVDEGGERLIHFMLQETARLSSLTQDLHTYTALLSAPLPVRRPVDLARLVNEVLHTLESQRHRSGGTVQIDGPLPTVEADAARLRELLIHLLKNALTFGGPQPAVRLGAHRSKNAWDITVQDAGDGIAPEYHDKVFGLFQRLGHREDSAGNGIGLALCRKIAELHGGTLHLTSRLGHGATFSFHLPDLVEGLHGA, from the coding sequence ATGACGGGCGAACCAGCACAGCTGTTGCCGCCCACGTATCTGGGGGGACCGCCGGTCACGACCGAGAACTGTGAACGCGAACCGATCCACATCCCAGGCAGCATTCAGCCGCACGGAGTGGTCATCACCGTGGACGCGGAGACGTCCCTCATTCAACAGGTCAGCGTCAACGCTGGGCTTCATCTGGGGTATTCGCCGGATGCGCTGTTGGGGCAACCGCTGAGTATGCTGATACGTGAAGCGGCCCTTCGGGCACTCGCGGTGGCCCTTCCAGCCGGCATTCCCGATGACGTGCAATACCGGGTGATGCTGGATCTGTCCTCGGGCCGCACGGCCCTGACGGCCCACCGAACTGCTGACCTGCTCATCCTGGAATTTGAAGCTGCGGAAGCCGATGACGCCACTGGGCCTCAGGCGCTGCGCAACGCGGTGTTCGCGCTGGAAAGCGCTCCGAGCCTCATGAGCCTGGCGGACATGGCGGCGCGGGCGGTACGTGACCTCAGCGGGTTCGACCGGGTGATGATCTACCGATTTGCGGAGGACAACAGTGGTGAAGTCATTGCGGAAGCGCGGCGTGACGATCTGCATTCCTTTTTAGGCCATCTGTTTCCCGAGTCAGACATCCCGCCGCAGGCCCGCGCGCTGTATGTCCGACATCTCCTGCGTCTCACGGCGGATACGCAGGCGACGCCCATTCCTCTGGAGCCGCTGCTGAATCCTCAGACTGCCCAGCCAACCCCGCTGGGGGGAGCGGTATTGCGTTCCACCTCCCCGATGCACCTGCAGTACCTGCGGAATATGGGGGTCAGATCGAGCTTGTCCGTGTCGATCGTGGTCGATGGGCGGTTGTGGGGCCTGATCGCCTGCCATCACCAGACCGCGTTCGTGGTGCCGCCCGCCACGCGTACCGCCCTGGAGTACTTGGGACGCCTGCTGAACCTTCAGGTGCAGCTCAAGCACCAGGCGGACATCGAGCAGTTCCGGCAGCACCTGCTGGACCGGCGAACAGCGGTCGTGCACGCGGCGACGCATTCGGTCGCGCCTCTGGATACCCTGGGAGACGAGGCGTTGGATCTGATGGGTATGATGCGGGCCTCCGGAATGATCCTGTTCTTCGAAGGCCGCTGGCAGGCGCAAGGCGACACCCCCGAGCCTGCTCAGGTGGAGGCGCTCCTCATGTGGCTGCGCTCCCAGGAAGGCACGCTGTTTCACACCGACGTCCTTTCAGCGCATTGGGCACCTGCGGCCGCGTACACGCAGTGTGCAAGCGGCTTACTGGCCATCAGTGTGGGCGCCGGATGGAATGAAGGTGTGATCTGGCTGCGCCCGGAACGGATCATGTCGGCTGCCTGGGGCGGCGCGACACCGGAGCACGCCAAAGATGCCCTGGGCCCCCGCCGGTCGTTCGAGACATACGTCGAGACTGTGCAGGCCCATAGTCTGCCGTGGCATGCTGGGGAGAGAGCAGAGGCGCAGGAACTTCAACGCGCCCTTACGGCTGCGTTGGGTGCACGTCTGAACGTAATCCGTTCACTGAACGCCGCCTTGCAGCAGTCGAACGCCGAATGGCGACAGTACGCCTTCGTGATCGCGCACGACATGCAGGAACCGGTGCGCCTGATCACGCAGTTCACGGAACTCTTTCATCTCCGGTACCGGCAGCAGGTGGACGAGGGCGGCGAGCGCCTGATCCATTTCATGCTGCAAGAAACAGCGCGGCTGTCCAGCCTGACTCAGGATCTGCATACCTACACAGCCCTGCTGTCCGCGCCGCTTCCGGTGCGCCGCCCAGTGGATCTCGCGCGGCTGGTCAACGAGGTCCTGCACACGTTGGAATCCCAACGTCATAGGAGCGGCGGGACCGTGCAGATCGACGGGCCGCTGCCCACCGTGGAGGCGGACGCTGCGCGGCTCCGGGAGTTACTGATCCACCTCCTGAAGAATGCGCTGACGTTCGGTGGGCCGCAACCCGCCGTGCGCCTTGGCGCTCACCGTAGCAAGAACGCGTGGGACATCACGGTTCAGGACGCCGGAGACGGAATAGCTCCGGAATACCACGACAAGGTCTTCGGCCTGTTCCAGCGTCTGGGACACCGGGAGGATTCCGCTGGAAATGGAATCGGTCTGGCGCTGTGCAGAAAAATTGCTGAGTTGCACGGCGGAACGCTGCACCTTACCTCCAGATTGGGACACGGAGCCACCTTCTCGTTTCACCTGCCTGACCTGGTGGAGGGCCTGCATGGAGCGTGA
- a CDS encoding sugar phosphate isomerase/epimerase family protein: MRLHSFRHLWGVSLPLEQAAEQFRQQGYAGLENHFGDAQTRRHARSVLAATGMLNVAMVFTQPHPVAGHTVQAHLDSLAQGLAEALDTEPVCVNVHAGYDAWDEADTLRFFEGASRLGARLSIPVGFETHRGRSLNTPWRTLMVLDHFPDVRLTLDLSHWVLVCERLPDDQQTALQAAAQACVHLHARVGSEQAPQLNDPRAPEHARLVAWFEAQWRRVWQAQQARGDAVSTLTPEFGPPDYQPTLPYTGAVISDLADVCNWMRDRLADRFARAGASAAADIYTVG, encoded by the coding sequence ATGCGTTTACACAGCTTCCGCCATCTGTGGGGAGTTTCCCTTCCATTGGAGCAGGCTGCCGAGCAATTTCGTCAGCAGGGCTACGCCGGTCTGGAGAACCACTTCGGCGATGCCCAGACCAGACGCCACGCCCGGTCTGTCCTGGCGGCCACCGGCATGCTCAACGTCGCGATGGTCTTCACTCAGCCGCATCCGGTGGCTGGCCATACCGTACAGGCCCATCTGGACAGTTTGGCGCAGGGACTCGCCGAAGCCCTGGACACCGAGCCGGTGTGCGTCAATGTGCATGCAGGCTACGACGCCTGGGATGAGGCGGATACGCTGCGCTTCTTCGAGGGGGCCAGTCGCCTCGGTGCCCGGCTGAGCATTCCGGTGGGCTTCGAGACGCACCGGGGACGCTCGCTGAATACGCCGTGGCGCACCCTGATGGTGCTGGACCACTTCCCGGACGTGCGTCTCACGCTGGATCTCAGTCACTGGGTGCTGGTGTGCGAACGCCTGCCCGACGACCAGCAGACCGCCCTCCAGGCAGCAGCGCAGGCGTGTGTGCATCTGCATGCCCGCGTCGGCTCCGAGCAGGCACCGCAGCTCAATGACCCGCGAGCGCCGGAACACGCCCGGCTGGTGGCGTGGTTCGAAGCGCAGTGGCGGCGGGTCTGGCAGGCCCAGCAGGCACGAGGCGACGCCGTGTCGACCCTGACCCCGGAATTTGGGCCACCCGACTATCAGCCGACGCTGCCGTATACCGGCGCAGTGATCAGCGATCTGGCGGACGTGTGTAACTGGATGCGCGACCGATTGGCCGACCGCTTTGCCCGCGCGGGTGCGTCTGCCGCCGCTGACATCTATACAGTAGGCTGA
- a CDS encoding biliverdin-producing heme oxygenase: protein MSRLREATRDQHQAVEALMPVMQPTLTTADYAQLLSHLHAVVHPLEAQLLTLGLPNVFDLQRRTKAALLRRDLTWFPAVPTLPSVPATLAGVAEGLGALYVLEGATLGGQVISRHLHHTLGLTPERGGAYFFGYGSSTRQMWQTFSHAMNQWVPQDDQLRVIAGAHSTFQLFEHRLQELLS from the coding sequence ATGTCACGCTTGAGAGAAGCCACCCGAGATCAGCACCAAGCCGTCGAAGCCCTAATGCCGGTGATGCAACCTACCCTGACCACAGCGGATTACGCTCAGTTGCTGAGTCACCTGCACGCCGTTGTGCATCCGCTGGAAGCGCAGCTGCTGACGCTTGGTCTGCCGAATGTCTTCGATCTTCAGCGGCGCACCAAAGCCGCCCTGCTGCGCCGTGATCTGACATGGTTTCCAGCGGTTCCTACCCTACCTTCTGTGCCTGCGACACTCGCTGGGGTGGCCGAAGGACTCGGTGCGCTGTATGTCCTTGAAGGTGCCACGCTGGGAGGGCAGGTCATCTCGCGTCATCTCCATCACACGCTTGGACTCACTCCTGAGCGCGGGGGTGCTTATTTTTTCGGATACGGGTCTTCCACCCGCCAGATGTGGCAGACGTTTAGCCACGCCATGAATCAGTGGGTACCGCAGGACGACCAACTCCGTGTCATCGCGGGAGCACACAGCACGTTCCAGCTGTTTGAACATCGTCTTCAGGAGCTCCTGTCATGA